Proteins encoded in a region of the Photobacterium profundum SS9 genome:
- the ppa gene encoding inorganic diphosphatase, whose translation MSLNQVPAGKDIPEDIYVVIEIPANADPIKYEVDKDTGAIFVDRFMASPMFYPCNYGYVNDTLSLDGDPVDVLVPTPYPLVPGAVIRCRPVGVLKMSDESGEDAKIVAVPHSKLSKEYDHIQDVNDLPELLKAQITHFFERYKELEVGKWVKVDGWEDAAAAKEEIMTSFKRAQEK comes from the coding sequence ATGAGCCTGAATCAGGTACCGGCAGGAAAGGATATTCCTGAAGACATTTATGTTGTTATTGAAATCCCAGCCAATGCTGATCCAATCAAATATGAAGTAGATAAAGATACTGGTGCCATTTTTGTCGATCGCTTTATGGCATCCCCAATGTTCTATCCATGTAACTATGGTTATGTTAATGACACGCTATCGTTAGACGGTGATCCTGTTGATGTATTAGTGCCAACACCTTATCCATTAGTGCCAGGCGCTGTTATTCGTTGTCGTCCTGTTGGCGTGCTAAAAATGTCAGATGAATCAGGTGAAGATGCAAAAATAGTGGCAGTTCCACACAGTAAATTAAGCAAAGAGTATGATCATATCCAAGATGTAAATGATCTACCTGAGCTGCTTAAAGCACAAATCACCCACTTCTTTGAACGTTACAAAGAGCTCGAAGTCGGTAAATGGGTAAAGGTCGACGGATGGGAAGATGCCGCAGCTGCCAAAGAAGAGATAATGACATCTTTTAAACGAGCTCAAGAAAAATAA
- a CDS encoding flavin prenyltransferase UbiX gives MKDKRITLAWTGASGAPYGLRLLECLLAADYHVYLLISSAARVVLATEHGLKLPTGPDAAKAILVEHLQCDASQLSVCGKDDWFSPVASGSAAPKKMVICPCSAGTLASVAHGMSDNLIERAADVVMKERGQLLMVVRETPFSTLHLENMLKLSKMGVTIMPAAPGFYHQPESIDDLVDFMVARMLDHLGIEQGLVPRWGYDQRKK, from the coding sequence ATGAAAGATAAACGCATTACCTTAGCGTGGACTGGCGCTTCTGGTGCTCCTTATGGCTTGCGTTTATTAGAGTGCTTGCTTGCTGCTGATTATCATGTGTATTTGCTGATTTCGTCGGCTGCAAGGGTAGTATTGGCTACCGAGCATGGTTTGAAGTTACCTACCGGACCTGATGCTGCAAAAGCTATTTTAGTTGAGCATTTACAGTGCGATGCCAGTCAATTATCAGTGTGTGGTAAAGACGATTGGTTCTCGCCAGTAGCTTCAGGCTCTGCGGCACCGAAGAAAATGGTTATATGCCCTTGCTCTGCTGGCACGCTAGCATCTGTCGCACACGGTATGTCTGACAATCTGATTGAACGTGCAGCCGATGTTGTTATGAAGGAACGTGGTCAGTTATTAATGGTGGTACGAGAAACACCGTTTTCCACTCTTCATCTTGAAAATATGCTGAAGCTATCAAAAATGGGGGTGACAATAATGCCCGCGGCTCCGGGGTTTTATCATCAGCCTGAATCCATTGATGATCTTGTTGATTTCATGGTCGCAAGAATGCTGGATCATTTAGGTATTGAGCAAGGTCTTGTTCCTCGCTGGGGATATGATCAGCGAAAAAAATAG
- the mpl gene encoding UDP-N-acetylmuramate:L-alanyl-gamma-D-glutamyl-meso-diaminopimelate ligase, with product MHIHILGICGTFMGGAATLARQLGHKVTGSDANVYPPMSTLLDSQGIEIIQGYDPAQLSPAPDLVVIGNAMSRGNPCVEHVLNTNMRYTSGPQWLQEFLLHDRWVLAVAGTHGKTTTASMLAWILEDCGYQPGFLVGGVLGNFGISARLGESMFFVVEADEYDSAFFDKRSKFVHYHPRTLVMNNLEFDHADIFDDLKAIQRQFHHLVRTVPSNGRILAPKGVESIQQTLDMGCWSELEFTGDDGHWIAKKQVADGSVFDVYLDGLMIGTVRWDLVGDHNVNNALMAIAAARHVGVTPDLGCEALATFINTKRRLELKGEVKGVKVYDDFAHHPTAIELTLGGLRAKIGDEQRILAVLEPRSNTMKLGVHKGDIAPALNAADCVFIFQPETIPWSVNEIADACSQPAVTDTNLDKLVAEIVAEVKSGDTILVMSNGGFGGIHDKLLAALAAK from the coding sequence ATGCACATTCATATTTTAGGTATCTGCGGCACATTTATGGGTGGGGCAGCGACCTTAGCCAGACAATTGGGTCATAAAGTGACTGGCAGTGATGCCAATGTTTATCCCCCTATGAGTACGTTACTTGACTCGCAGGGGATTGAGATTATTCAGGGATACGATCCTGCGCAATTAAGCCCTGCGCCTGATTTAGTGGTTATCGGCAATGCAATGAGCCGTGGTAACCCGTGTGTTGAACATGTACTGAATACTAATATGCGTTATACCTCTGGCCCCCAGTGGTTACAGGAATTTTTGTTGCATGATCGTTGGGTTCTGGCTGTGGCTGGCACACACGGTAAGACGACAACTGCCAGTATGTTAGCGTGGATCCTTGAAGATTGTGGGTATCAACCGGGCTTTCTTGTGGGGGGGGTGCTTGGTAACTTTGGTATTTCTGCCCGTTTAGGTGAAAGTATGTTTTTCGTTGTCGAAGCGGACGAATACGATAGTGCTTTTTTCGACAAACGTTCTAAGTTTGTTCATTATCACCCACGAACGCTTGTTATGAATAATTTGGAGTTCGATCATGCTGATATTTTTGATGATTTGAAAGCCATTCAACGTCAGTTTCATCACTTAGTGAGAACTGTGCCAAGTAATGGACGCATTTTGGCACCCAAAGGTGTTGAGAGCATTCAGCAGACCCTTGATATGGGGTGCTGGAGTGAGCTTGAATTTACCGGAGACGATGGTCACTGGATTGCGAAAAAGCAAGTGGCTGATGGCAGTGTCTTTGATGTGTACCTCGATGGTTTAATGATCGGCACTGTGCGTTGGGATTTAGTTGGCGATCATAATGTTAATAATGCATTAATGGCAATCGCTGCGGCGCGTCATGTTGGTGTTACGCCAGATCTGGGCTGTGAAGCATTGGCAACATTTATTAATACCAAGCGTCGCTTAGAGTTAAAAGGCGAAGTGAAAGGCGTTAAAGTCTATGATGATTTTGCCCATCATCCAACAGCGATTGAGCTAACCTTAGGTGGTTTACGCGCTAAAATCGGCGATGAACAACGTATTCTTGCAGTGCTAGAGCCTCGTTCAAATACGATGAAACTTGGGGTACACAAAGGGGATATCGCCCCTGCCTTAAATGCAGCTGACTGCGTGTTTATCTTTCAGCCAGAGACTATCCCATGGTCTGTCAATGAAATTGCCGATGCATGTTCCCAGCCAGCAGTCACGGATACTAATCTCGATAAGCTGGTGGCTGAAATTGTTGCAGAAGTGAAAAGTGGCGACACTATTTTAGTGATGAGTAATGGTGGTTTTGGCGGCATTCATGACAAGTTACTTGCTGCTTTAGCGGCTAAATAA
- a CDS encoding universal stress protein, with protein sequence MYKQILVPVDLNEKGFADKAVELAVWHAKQSNATIHLLNVLPGIHMSLVSSYFPKDAARKMMQDTQNQLKVFAEQYIPAEVLHHQHVCEGKTWTTILEYSEKIGADLIIMPSHKRSKIDRVMLGSVASKVVENSPINVLVLKPQGHLK encoded by the coding sequence ATGTATAAGCAAATTTTGGTTCCTGTTGATCTAAATGAAAAAGGTTTTGCAGACAAGGCGGTTGAACTGGCAGTTTGGCATGCAAAACAATCTAACGCGACGATTCATTTATTGAATGTATTACCCGGTATTCACATGTCGTTGGTATCGAGCTACTTCCCCAAAGATGCTGCTCGTAAAATGATGCAAGATACTCAAAATCAACTCAAAGTATTTGCAGAACAATATATCCCTGCTGAAGTATTACATCATCAGCATGTTTGTGAAGGTAAAACCTGGACAACGATTCTTGAGTATTCAGAGAAAATTGGTGCCGATCTCATCATCATGCCAAGCCATAAACGCTCTAAAATCGATCGCGTAATGCTAGGCTCTGTCGCTTCAAAAGTCGTCGAAAACTCACCAATTAATGTGCTGGTACTAAAACCGCAGGGACATCTAAAATAA
- a CDS encoding rhodanese-like domain-containing protein → MRIYSSLISALLLLTSLTITSVQAEVVTAEEFWQHYNTGNPILIDVRSNDEFMAGHLPQSINIPFDKIESITSFSDEKSQIILLYCRSGQRAEIAEQTLKELGYNNIYNGENYQKLLVAMPESISNGKK, encoded by the coding sequence GTGAGAATATATTCCTCTCTTATATCGGCATTATTGTTGTTAACCAGCCTCACGATAACAAGCGTGCAGGCAGAAGTTGTTACAGCTGAAGAATTTTGGCAGCATTACAATACAGGCAACCCAATATTGATTGATGTCCGTTCTAATGACGAGTTTATGGCAGGTCACCTCCCTCAATCTATTAATATCCCCTTCGATAAAATAGAATCAATTACGTCTTTCTCTGATGAAAAATCTCAAATCATTTTATTATATTGCAGATCAGGTCAACGAGCCGAGATAGCGGAGCAAACATTGAAAGAATTGGGGTATAACAATATTTATAATGGCGAAAATTACCAAAAGCTTCTTGTCGCAATGCCTGAATCTATCAGTAACGGTAAAAAATAA
- a CDS encoding gamma-glutamylcyclotransferase produces MSCNVLVYGTLRAGQSNHHWLKTADFLGACKLDSGYALYDLGLYPALIKNHDSTLPLYGEVYKVDGLTLQALDRLEEYPTLYDRHLVSTVWGKAWVYVYQLSIQGCPQIMTGDWNVYVKHRQ; encoded by the coding sequence ATGTCGTGTAACGTACTGGTTTATGGCACGTTAAGAGCGGGTCAAAGTAATCATCATTGGTTGAAAACGGCGGATTTTCTTGGTGCCTGTAAACTGGATAGTGGTTACGCCCTTTATGATTTAGGGCTATATCCGGCTTTAATTAAAAATCATGACAGCACCTTACCTTTATATGGCGAGGTGTATAAAGTTGATGGTTTGACGTTACAGGCATTGGATCGTTTAGAGGAATATCCTACTTTATACGATCGCCATCTCGTATCGACGGTATGGGGTAAAGCGTGGGTATATGTGTACCAATTATCTATTCAAGGTTGCCCACAGATTATGACGGGTGATTGGAATGTGTATGTAAAGCATCGTCAGTAA
- the fbp gene encoding class 1 fructose-bisphosphatase, protein MPNMKTLGEFIVEKQNDFPHASGDLSSLLGSIKLAAKIVNREINKAGLVDITGAIGSENVQGEEQQKLDLYANDKFKAAMEARDQVCGVASEEEDEAVTFNKDLNRNAKYVILMDPLDGSSNIDVNVSVGTIFSIYRRVSPIGTTPTQDDFLQPGNQQVAAGYVIYGSSTMLVYTTGNGIHGFTYDPSLGVFCLSHENMQIPEDGQIYSINEGNYIRFPQGVKKYIKFCQEDVPADNRPYTSRYIGSLVSDFHRNLLKGGIYMYPSTAMYPNGKLRLLYECNPMAFLMEQAGGVASDGKNRILDITPTELHQRVPFFVGSTNMVKQVESFIEEYPEQH, encoded by the coding sequence ATGCCCAATATGAAAACTCTTGGTGAGTTCATCGTAGAGAAACAAAATGACTTCCCCCATGCTAGCGGTGATCTATCATCACTGTTAGGCTCGATAAAACTTGCAGCAAAGATCGTCAACCGTGAAATCAACAAAGCTGGATTAGTTGACATCACAGGTGCCATAGGCAGCGAAAATGTTCAGGGTGAAGAACAGCAAAAACTTGATCTGTATGCCAACGATAAATTCAAGGCGGCAATGGAAGCTCGTGACCAAGTCTGTGGTGTGGCGAGTGAAGAAGAAGATGAAGCGGTTACGTTCAATAAAGACCTAAATCGCAATGCTAAATATGTCATCTTGATGGATCCACTTGATGGATCGTCGAACATTGACGTCAATGTGTCTGTTGGTACCATTTTTTCCATTTATCGTCGTGTTTCACCGATTGGTACCACACCGACTCAAGACGATTTCTTGCAACCAGGTAATCAACAAGTTGCTGCAGGTTATGTGATCTATGGTTCATCAACCATGCTGGTTTACACCACAGGTAACGGTATTCATGGCTTTACATATGATCCATCATTAGGTGTGTTCTGCTTATCTCATGAAAATATGCAGATCCCAGAAGATGGGCAAATATACTCAATAAACGAAGGCAACTACATTCGTTTCCCACAAGGGGTTAAAAAGTACATCAAGTTCTGCCAAGAAGATGTACCAGCAGATAACCGCCCTTACACTTCTCGTTATATTGGCTCTTTAGTCTCAGATTTTCACCGTAATCTGCTAAAGGGTGGTATTTATATGTACCCAAGTACGGCAATGTATCCAAACGGAAAGCTCCGCTTATTGTATGAATGCAATCCAATGGCATTTTTGATGGAACAAGCCGGTGGTGTTGCTTCAGATGGCAAAAATCGCATCTTGGATATCACACCAACCGAGTTGCATCAGCGTGTTCCCTTCTTCGTTGGCTCAACCAATATGGTTAAGCAAGTTGAATCATTTATAGAAGAATACCCAGAGCAACACTAA
- a CDS encoding translocation/assembly module TamB domain-containing protein — protein sequence MIWLKRVSLGLLALILLLIIAIASLLYTPAGVKIAVWGAMKALPALSVESSSGALLKGFQLNKIQYKDDIVDLSADNVNLTLDDSCLLMPEICVTDLGLTGVRFTMPELPVSQPDTDVEPETDPITEIVMPFPIRIDRVRLDDIELDILGNKVAWKQFSTAAELEGSHVILKPTDWQGIDLTLASPPEAEGSEQAESVADSPSQPIVLPEVVLPMSFDIERFTIKDFKLNGDTPQAVDLLELVATAKGRDIDVSKLALVVPQAKLDATAHVTLTGDYPLVLDAVTDIELEPLQGHNLTLKVSGSLAKLTLDVSLKGTIDAIVAGDLSPLDPKLPFDLTVSSNHIQWPIDTKAEFEIANTTLNAEGSLDGFTFDAKSKIDGEPMPAVVINLKGNGDLNKVALKSLKVDTLGGSITGSANASWKDAVKWQGQLDFSHIQPGIEWPDAQGDLSGTLRTSGGLTKQGGWFVSLPELAIDGVVMEQSFTLNGQLDANDRSGKGNVQLETDGLNLKHGPNGLTAKGKLTKEWAMSAQIDAPDLAQSLPGLRGRVQGKVNLSGKMAEPRIDLALSGNTLGWQEQAALESFELAGEVTPFPQLKADIRLNAQNGTFDTFKLNDLNLTFRGTEDEHKLLLDLNADPVSADLALTGKLDRSTGWQGLLNQAQIGTPVGPWKLNKPTALGYNLKTALANVAAHCWQQDKSSLCLVENLEAGASGHAKVAVNDFDFDLIKPFIPEETTLTGKVGANLETTWAPKSSPYVKAKIKLSSGSVLQQMARDEDPLIVGWDSISLNAEVKNDVLNADWLVAVKNNGDLSGKATVTQLTSDQQLNANIKIDRFTLDFLEPVIKDYHKFGGQVDTNLTVTGPIKHPAINGLFKVTKVTATGLKVPLDVTNADITASFAGYNATLQGNVDTPDGKLLIRGSGDWQDMAAWKTQLHVNGKELQVSVPPMVALKVSPDLTISVSPRRAEITGNIGIPWGRINVKQLPQSAVSVSDDEIILGDNLKPVKEEESIPFDIKTNVLVKIGNDVKLSAFGLKAGLIGKLSVRQEGKGPLIYGEVNITQGSSYRSFGQELVIRKGQILFNGPADQPYLSIEAIRDPDNIEDDVIAGLRVTGPADAPKIDIFSDPAMPQQNALSYILQGKDIDSEGGDNNNAMTTALIGMGLARSGQLVGDVGKAVGVQDLSVSTAGSGDDSQVTIEGYIAPGLQVKYGVGIFDSIGEFTVRYRLMTDLYVEAVSGLDSAVDLLYQFEFD from the coding sequence ATGATCTGGCTGAAGCGCGTATCGTTAGGATTATTAGCTCTTATCCTCTTACTTATCATTGCTATAGCATCCCTGCTTTATACTCCTGCAGGGGTAAAAATAGCGGTATGGGGGGCAATGAAAGCGTTGCCTGCATTATCTGTTGAAAGTAGCAGTGGGGCATTACTTAAGGGTTTCCAGTTAAATAAAATTCAATACAAAGACGACATCGTCGACCTGTCGGCTGATAACGTGAATTTGACGTTAGATGATAGTTGCCTACTAATGCCTGAAATTTGTGTGACAGATTTAGGGCTAACAGGTGTACGTTTTACGATGCCAGAGCTGCCTGTTTCTCAGCCAGACACTGATGTTGAACCAGAAACAGATCCAATTACTGAAATAGTAATGCCATTTCCGATCCGTATTGATCGAGTTCGACTCGATGATATTGAGCTAGATATTCTAGGCAATAAAGTTGCTTGGAAGCAATTTTCAACAGCTGCTGAGCTTGAAGGTAGCCATGTCATCTTGAAGCCAACAGACTGGCAAGGGATAGACCTCACATTAGCATCACCACCTGAAGCTGAAGGTAGCGAACAGGCTGAGAGTGTTGCTGATTCCCCTTCTCAACCAATTGTATTGCCGGAAGTTGTACTACCAATGTCTTTTGATATTGAGCGTTTTACTATAAAAGATTTCAAACTTAATGGAGATACCCCACAAGCGGTTGATTTATTGGAATTGGTAGCAACGGCTAAAGGCCGTGATATTGATGTTAGTAAGCTTGCGTTAGTGGTGCCTCAAGCAAAGCTAGATGCAACTGCACATGTCACGCTAACAGGCGATTATCCATTAGTGCTTGATGCCGTAACCGATATTGAGCTAGAACCCTTGCAAGGGCATAACCTTACTCTAAAAGTATCGGGCTCATTAGCCAAACTGACATTAGATGTCAGCTTAAAGGGCACGATTGATGCGATTGTTGCTGGCGATTTATCACCATTAGACCCTAAATTACCGTTTGATTTGACAGTGTCGAGTAACCACATTCAGTGGCCGATTGATACTAAAGCTGAATTTGAAATCGCAAATACCACGCTTAATGCTGAAGGTAGTTTGGATGGTTTTACATTTGATGCAAAAAGTAAAATCGATGGGGAGCCAATGCCTGCGGTTGTTATTAACCTAAAAGGCAACGGAGATCTGAATAAGGTGGCATTGAAAAGCTTGAAGGTCGATACGCTAGGTGGCTCTATTACGGGCAGTGCGAATGCAAGCTGGAAAGATGCTGTAAAATGGCAAGGGCAATTAGATTTTAGTCATATTCAGCCTGGTATTGAATGGCCAGATGCTCAGGGTGATTTGAGTGGGACATTACGCACATCGGGTGGTTTAACCAAGCAAGGTGGCTGGTTTGTATCGCTGCCTGAGTTGGCCATTGATGGCGTGGTTATGGAGCAGTCGTTCACTTTAAACGGTCAGCTTGATGCCAATGACAGAAGTGGCAAGGGCAATGTTCAGTTAGAAACCGATGGGCTGAATTTAAAGCATGGACCAAATGGCTTAACGGCAAAAGGTAAGTTAACCAAAGAGTGGGCGATGTCGGCACAAATAGATGCGCCAGATTTAGCACAATCATTACCAGGGCTTCGTGGTCGAGTGCAAGGTAAGGTTAATTTATCTGGAAAGATGGCAGAACCTAGAATTGATTTAGCTTTAAGCGGAAATACACTAGGTTGGCAAGAACAAGCGGCTTTAGAGTCTTTTGAATTGGCTGGTGAAGTGACTCCCTTTCCCCAATTAAAAGCGGATATTCGTTTAAATGCCCAAAATGGAACATTTGATACTTTTAAGCTCAATGATTTAAATCTTACATTTCGGGGAACGGAGGATGAGCATAAGCTGTTGCTTGATTTAAATGCTGATCCTGTGAGTGCTGATTTAGCATTAACCGGTAAGCTTGATCGTAGTACTGGTTGGCAAGGGCTACTCAATCAAGCCCAAATTGGGACGCCTGTAGGCCCTTGGAAACTGAATAAGCCAACAGCCTTGGGGTATAACTTAAAAACAGCATTAGCAAATGTTGCCGCACATTGTTGGCAACAAGATAAATCATCATTGTGCTTAGTTGAAAACCTAGAGGCAGGAGCGTCTGGTCATGCAAAAGTCGCAGTCAATGATTTTGATTTTGATTTAATAAAGCCATTTATACCAGAAGAAACAACGTTAACAGGTAAAGTGGGTGCTAACTTAGAAACAACATGGGCACCCAAATCATCACCGTATGTAAAGGCTAAAATTAAGCTTTCTTCTGGCTCTGTTTTACAACAAATGGCCCGTGATGAAGATCCTCTTATTGTTGGCTGGGATAGCATTTCATTAAATGCTGAAGTTAAAAATGATGTACTGAATGCGGATTGGTTAGTCGCTGTAAAAAATAACGGTGATTTAAGTGGTAAAGCAACTGTTACACAGCTCACAAGTGATCAACAGTTAAATGCTAACATTAAGATAGATCGTTTTACGCTTGATTTTCTTGAGCCCGTAATTAAGGATTATCATAAATTTGGTGGGCAGGTTGATACGAACTTAACGGTAACCGGTCCCATCAAACACCCCGCAATTAATGGTCTATTCAAGGTGACGAAGGTAACGGCGACTGGGCTAAAAGTCCCTTTAGATGTTACTAATGCCGATATAACAGCGTCGTTTGCTGGGTATAACGCAACCTTACAAGGTAATGTTGATACGCCTGATGGTAAGTTGCTTATCCGAGGTTCGGGTGATTGGCAAGATATGGCGGCATGGAAAACGCAATTACATGTCAATGGTAAGGAACTTCAAGTGAGTGTTCCCCCCATGGTTGCATTAAAAGTATCGCCAGATTTGACGATTTCAGTATCGCCTCGACGCGCTGAAATTACTGGTAATATAGGTATTCCTTGGGGACGTATTAATGTTAAGCAATTACCACAGTCAGCTGTTTCAGTGTCTGATGATGAAATCATTCTTGGTGATAACCTTAAACCTGTGAAAGAAGAAGAAAGCATTCCCTTTGATATTAAAACCAATGTTTTAGTGAAGATCGGTAATGATGTGAAGTTATCTGCTTTTGGACTTAAAGCGGGCCTTATTGGTAAGCTGAGCGTTAGACAAGAAGGAAAAGGCCCACTGATTTATGGTGAAGTCAATATCACACAAGGGTCGTCTTATCGTTCTTTTGGTCAAGAGTTAGTGATTCGTAAAGGGCAAATACTATTTAATGGTCCTGCTGATCAACCTTATCTATCTATTGAAGCCATTCGTGACCCCGATAATATTGAAGATGATGTTATTGCTGGTCTTCGAGTAACGGGTCCAGCCGATGCACCGAAAATTGATATTTTTTCAGACCCAGCAATGCCTCAACAAAATGCACTGTCATATATCCTTCAAGGTAAAGATATCGATAGTGAAGGTGGAGACAATAATAATGCCATGACAACCGCTTTGATTGGCATGGGGTTAGCGCGAAGTGGTCAGCTGGTGGGTGATGTAGGCAAAGCGGTAGGAGTTCAAGATTTGAGTGTCTCGACTGCAGGATCCGGTGATGATTCACAAGTCACTATTGAGGGGTATATTGCCCCTGGTCTTCAAGTGAAATACGGTGTCGGGATCTTTGATTCTATTGGTGAGTTTACCGTTCGTTATCGCTTAATGACTGATTTATATGTTGAGGCAGTATCGGGGTTAGACAGTGCTGTCGATTTACTATATCAGTTTGAATTTGATTAA